A region of Streptomyces paludis DNA encodes the following proteins:
- the ndk gene encoding nucleoside-diphosphate kinase, which produces MTQRTLVLLKPDAVRRGLVGEIIGRIERKAGWSISALELRTLDQETLEQHYGEHKGKPFYEPLVEFMASGPVVALVVDGERVIEGVRALSGPTDPIAAAPGSIRGDFGSIVRENLIHASDSEESAIRELKIFFPGLS; this is translated from the coding sequence ATGACCCAGCGCACTCTCGTCCTGCTCAAGCCCGACGCCGTCCGGCGCGGTCTGGTCGGCGAGATCATCGGCCGTATCGAGCGCAAGGCGGGCTGGAGCATCAGCGCGCTGGAGCTGCGCACGCTCGACCAGGAGACGCTGGAGCAGCACTACGGCGAGCACAAGGGCAAGCCCTTCTACGAGCCGCTGGTGGAGTTCATGGCCTCGGGCCCGGTCGTCGCGCTCGTTGTCGACGGTGAGCGTGTCATCGAGGGCGTCCGTGCCCTCTCCGGCCCGACCGACCCGATCGCCGCGGCCCCCGGGTCCATCCGGGGGGACTTCGGGAGCATCGTCCGGGAGAACCTGATCCACGCCTCGGACTCCGAGGAGTCCGCCATTCGGGAACTGAAGATCTTCTTCCCGGGTCTCTCCTGA
- a CDS encoding DUF4233 domain-containing protein yields MRTLCASTLIGECFVIGFAGLVAMKSDDLSMTTVWTVCGVGMLLSVLLCGMITRPGGVQLGWALQILLIASGFVVPEMFVLGLVFAALWWASVHYGRGIDEAKARWAAQAEAADTAGPGGTAGAAGAPGAETA; encoded by the coding sequence ATGCGTACGCTCTGCGCGTCGACGCTGATCGGTGAATGTTTTGTGATCGGTTTCGCCGGCCTGGTCGCCATGAAGTCGGACGATCTGTCGATGACCACCGTCTGGACGGTCTGCGGGGTCGGCATGCTGCTGTCCGTGCTGCTCTGCGGGATGATCACCCGGCCCGGCGGGGTCCAGCTCGGCTGGGCGCTCCAGATCCTGCTGATCGCCAGCGGTTTCGTGGTCCCGGAGATGTTTGTGCTGGGGCTGGTCTTCGCGGCGCTGTGGTGGGCCTCCGTCCACTACGGGCGCGGGATCGACGAGGCGAAGGCCCGCTGGGCGGCGCAGGCCGAGGCGGCGGACACGGCCGGGCCGGGCGGAACCGCCGGGGCAGCCGGGGCCCCCGGGGCAGAGACCGCCTGA